DNA from Nitrospira sp.:
TGAACAGAGGATACGAGAGGGGTCTCTGACGTTGGGAAAACCATTGCGCAGGCGCACCTGCAGAAAGAATAATCACCATCCGGTGAATCGTGGAGGGACGCATGATCGACACGAGCTATTCACGAGTGTAGCCAGGATTGATGCGCTGCACTCTGCGTTGAGATGCGTTGTAGATGATGAGGATTCAATGCCATGAAGGTATTTGTCGCGGGCAGTACTGGAGCCATCGGGAGGATCCTTGTGCCGAAACTGGTTGAGGATGGGCATGAGGTGGTCGCGCTCGTTCGTAACGACCGGAAGGCTCAAGCGCTCCTGACCGTGGGGGCAAAGGTCGCCGTGGCCGACGCGCTCAATAAGGTGGAGTTAACGGCGGCCATCAGGAAGGCCGAGCCGGAAGTAATCATTCATCAGCTAACGGCCCTCCCCCATGTCGGCAACTTTAAGAAGCTTGACGAGGAGTTTGTGCTGACCAATCGCTTCCGTACCGAAGTCACGGACACCTTGCTTGAAACAGCGCGTCTGGTGGGAGCGCGCCGGTTTATCGCACAGAGCTTCTGCGGATGGCCCTTCGCGCGTGAAGGTGGACCGGTCAAGACCGAACAGGACCCGCTTGATCCGAACCCGCCTACGAGCTTCGTCAAGACCTTGGCAGCGATCCGGTACCTGGAAGATACGGTCGGAAAGGCCGTGGACCTTCAGGCGTTCGCCTTGCGCTACGGACTCTTCTACGGACCAGGCACCGGGATTGCGAAAAATGGACCAGTTATCAGACTCGTCCGCAAGCGAATGATGCCGATCGTCGGCAACGGGGCCGGTATCTGGTCATTCATCCACATTTACGATGCAGCGCGCGCGACGGTCGCCGCCATTTCGAGCGGTAGTCCAGGGATCTACAACGTGGTGGACAACGAGCCGGCTCCTATCACAACGTCGCTTCCTGCGCTTGCCGACGCCGTCGGTGCGAAACCGCCCTTTCGAGTGCCGGTTTGGCTCGGCAGACTAGCCATCGGCGAGGGCGGTGTCGATGATGACGCAGATCCGTGGTGGATCAAACGCAAAGGCGAAACGTGAGTTGGGATGGGAACCAACGTATCAGACCTGGCGTCGAGGGTTCGCCAAGGGGCTTGGCTAGTATCTTTCATCATCCAAATAGGCATATCAAGAGAATGGTTCACTAACCGGAAGCCCGTCCAATAATCACCGAACCGGTGAGCTCATGAGCACCAAGATTCGAGGAGATCAAAGGATACAACATATCGGATGGCCTGCCGGCATCGTCGGTGGACTGCTCCTCATCAGTCTCGGGTTGGAGTTGCTCGCGCATCAAGTGTTCGGGCAGACGGATGTGGGCACTCTGCTCTGGGCGCTCTATTTGGGTTTCTGGACATTTGTCTTGGGCATAACCGGCTTCCTGCTTCTCTCAGTGCTGTGGTTGATCGAGTGGCGACATGCTCGGACGAGCCCTGTCGCCATGAATCGATTATCCTCTACTGAATCGACGAGCAGCCGCTTCGAGAAGACTCAGTCGGAAGCTCCTTTTCCCATACTTCAGCAGAGTAGGACTTCAGTTGCTTCTGGTCGACCGTCATTGGAATGCCATGATCAAAACGAAACCGATGGCAAACGTCTCCTCATTGCGTAATGACGACCTGTTCATGACAAGAGAACGCTCATTCAGACAATATTTTAGGAGGTCAATCCCATGAGACTCGAACACAAGATAGCGATTGTGACAGGTGGAGGGACGGGCATCGGCGAGGCGATTGCAAAGATTTTTGCTCGGGAAGGCGCGAAGGTCGCGATTACCGGCCGACGGAAGGACGAATTGGAGCGCGTCGTCGGAGATATTGAGCGGAACGGCGGACAGGCTTTGGCGCTCCGGGGTAGTGTGACC
Protein-coding regions in this window:
- a CDS encoding NAD-dependent epimerase/dehydratase family protein — protein: MKVFVAGSTGAIGRILVPKLVEDGHEVVALVRNDRKAQALLTVGAKVAVADALNKVELTAAIRKAEPEVIIHQLTALPHVGNFKKLDEEFVLTNRFRTEVTDTLLETARLVGARRFIAQSFCGWPFAREGGPVKTEQDPLDPNPPTSFVKTLAAIRYLEDTVGKAVDLQAFALRYGLFYGPGTGIAKNGPVIRLVRKRMMPIVGNGAGIWSFIHIYDAARATVAAISSGSPGIYNVVDNEPAPITTSLPALADAVGAKPPFRVPVWLGRLAIGEGGVDDDADPWWIKRKGET